Within the Pseudomonas sp. SL4(2022) genome, the region CAACGCACCCTGGAAGGCCGTCTGGGTTCTGACCACGTACTGGTTCAGGCCTTCGGTCCGCAGGCCGCCGAGCTGTTCGCCAAGGTGCGCAACGTGCAGATCGTCGCCTGCGGCACCAGTTACCACGCCGGTATGGTCGCCCGTTACTGGCTGGAAGGCCTGGCTGGCATCCCTTGCCAGATCGAAGTGGCCAGCGAGTTCCGCTACCGCAAGGTGGTGGTACAGCCGGATACCCTGTTTGTCAGCATTTCCCAGTCCGGTGAAACCGCCGACACCCTGGCCGCGCTGCGCAACGCCAAGGAGCATGCGCCTGGCCAGGGCGGCTACCTGGCCAGCCTGGCGATTTGCAACGTAGGCATCAGCTCCCTGGTGCGTGAATCCGACCTGACCCTGCTGACCCAGGCCGGCCCGGAAATTGGCGTGGCTTCGACCAAGGCCTTCACCACCCAGCTGGTCGCACTGATGCTGCTGACCCTGTCCCTCGGCCAGGTGCGTGGCACCCTGGATAAGGCCCTGGAAGCTGAACTGGTCGAAGAACTGCGCCGTCTGCCAACTCGCCTGGGTGAAGCCTTGGCGATGGACAGCGTGGTGGAGAAAGTCTCCGAATTGTTCGCCGAGAAGCACCATAGCCTGTTCCTCGGCCGTGGCGCGCAGTACCCGGTGGCGATGGAAGGCGCGCTCAAACTCAAGGAAATTTCCTATATCCACGCCGAAGCCTACCCGGCTGGCGAGCTCAAGCACGGCCCGCTGGCGTTGGTGGACAGCGACATGCCGGTGGTCACCGTGGCGCCGAACAACGAGCTGCTGGAAAAGCTCAAATCCAACCTGCAGGAAGTGCGCGCCCGCGGCGGCGAGCTGGTGGTGTTTGCTGACGAGCAGGCCGGCATGAGCAATGGCGAGGGCACCCATGTGGTGAACATGCCGCATATCCACGACGCCCTGGCGCCGATCCTCTACACCATTCCGCTGCAGCTGCTGTCCTACTACGTCGCCGTGCTCAAGGGCACCGACGTCGACCAGCCGCGCAACCTGGCCAAGAGCGTAACGGTTGAGTAAGCAGGAGCCAGCCGATGCGGCGTGAAGATCTAAAGAGCAAGCAGGCTCAAGGCGTGCTCTTTGATACCCATATCATCGCCAACCCGGCCAATACCCGGGAATGGATCGTGCTGTTGAAGAAAGGCGCAGGCACCAGCTTCTTTCTGGTCGATGACCAGGAGCAGGTGGAGTCCTTCGCCGATCTCAATGGGTTGATCGAGGAACTGCGTTTACTGGGGATCAAAGCTGCGGAGATTCATCTCTAGCAGCCTGTTAATCGTCTGCCGACCTGAACAGGTGCCGATGCTCAGCGTTATAAAGCGCTGAGTCGGCAAACTGTTCGGCATGCAGCACGCGGCCGACGAGGATCAGCGCCGTGCGGCGAAAGCCCTTGGCGCGCACCTGTTCCACGATGGTGGCGAGGGTGCCGCTGACCCAATCCTGATCCGGCCAGCTGGCGCGATGCACCACGGCAATCGGGCAATCCGCGCCGTAATGCGGCAGCAGCTCAGTGACGATCTTGCTCAGGTGCACCACGCCCAGGTGGATGGCCATGGTCGCGCCGTGGCGCGCCAGGTCGCCCAGCGCCTCGCCCTCGGGCATGTTCGACTTGCTCGCGTAGCGGGTGAGAATCAGCGTCTGCGACACCTCGGGCAGGGTCAGTTCGCTTTCCAGCAGGGCAGCACAGGCGGCCGTGGCCGTCACCCCTGGGATGATCTCGAAGGCGATGCCCAGCCGGCGCAGGTGGCGGATCTGCTCACCAATCGCGCCATACAGCGACGGGTCGCCGGAATGCACGCGGGCCACATCCTGGCCTTTGTCATCGGCCTGGCGGATCAGCTCGATGATTTCATCCAGATGCAGCTCGGCGGTGTTGATCACCTGTTCGGCGCTATGGCCCTGTAGTACCGCCTCGGGCACCAGCGAACCGGCATAGAGAATCACCGGGCAGCTGCGCAGCAGGCGTTGGCCTTTGACGGTGATCAGCTCGGGGTCGCCGGGGCCGGCGCCGATAAAGTAGACGGTCATGACAGATCCTTGGGTGCACTCGACGCCAGCGCGCAGGTGGCGCTGGCGTTGCGGGTTCTTTCGCCGAGCAGACGCGCCGGTTGGCCGCTCAGGTGTTCAGCCAGGGCCAGGGCGCAGGGTTCGGCGACGGCCGGGCTGCCGGTGGCGACCAGGGTCAGCGGCGAGCCTTGCACACCCTGCTGATAGGGTTGCAGTTCTTCGGCACTAAAGCAGCTCAACTGCAAACCGAGGCGCTGAGCCAGTGCCAGCAGGCCCGGCTCGCTCTGTTTGTGCGTGATGCTGGCCAGCCCCGCCAGGTTATCCACAGTCAGGCCATGCGCCTGCAGGCTGTGCAGCAGCAGGTTGAGTAAGTCCTCCACATTGCAGCCACTGCGGCAGCCCAACCCGGCGACCACCTGAACGGCGGCAGCGGGGCGAGTATGGGCAGGGCTGGACATCATCAAGGCGACTCGGTGTGTGCGGCGGCGTAGCTCAACATGGCGGCCGGCACCGGTCAACCGCGATTGACCGGCCGCCATGGCCTGCGTAGCCTTGTCGCGTTCGAGGTTCTTCGTGGGCATGCCCATGAAGCTAAGAGGGAACAAGGTTGATGCCTTGGCTGCCCCCGCAACTGTAAACGGTCCAAAGCCCTTCGATACACCACTGCCGTATGGCGGGAAGGTGAAGGGTCGCGCAATGCGCAGACCGTGAGCCAGGAGACCTGCCTCGTCACGTTTTCGACAACCGGGCGGGGTGATCCGGTGGTGTTGGCTGACGCCCCGTGGCTGTCATGTCTGTGCCACCTCCTGCTCGTCTTTCTTTCGACGTCACGCAGGACTCGCCATGCAAACCCTCGCCAAACTCCCCGTCACCATCGTTACCGGCTTTCTCGGCGCCGGCAAAACCACCCTGCTGCGGCATATGCTCGGCCATGCCGACGGGCGGCGTATCGCGGTGATCGTCAACGAGTTTGGCGAGCTGGGCATCGACGGCGAAATCCTCAAGCAGTGCTCCATCGGTTGCAGCGAAGAAGAAGCCAACGGGCGCATCTTCGAACTGGCCAACGGCTGCCTGTGCTGCACCGTGCAGGAAGAGTTCTTCCCGGTGATGCGCGAGCTGGTGGCACGTCGCGGCGAGCTCGACCATATCCTGATTGAAACGTCGGGTTTGGCCCTGCCCAAGCCACTGGTACAGGCCTTTAACTGGCCGGAAATCCGCAACGCCTGCACGGTGGATGCGGTGATCACCGTGGTCGACAGCCCGGCCGTGGCCGCAGGCACCTTCGCCGCCTTCCCCGATCAGGTCGATGCGCAGCGCAAGCTCGACCCCAATCTGGACCACGAATCGCCGCTGCACGAGCTATTCGCCGACCAACTGGCCAGCGCCGACCTGGTGATACTCAACAAGGCCGACCTGCTCGACGCCGCCGCCCTGGCGGCGGTGCGCGCGGAAGTGGCGGAAGAGCTGCCGCCCGCAGTGAAAATCATCGAAGCCCATGGCGGTGAGCTGCCGCTGGACGTGCTGCTGGGGCTGAACTGCGAGACCGAGCTGCATATCGAGGGCCGCAAGACCCACCATGACCTGGAAGGCCATGAAGACCACGATCACGACGAGTTCGCCTCGTTCCACGTGGAACTGCCTGAAGCCGAGGAAACGCGTTTGCTGCAAGCGCTGAAGGAGGCGGTCAGCAAACACGGCATCCTGCGCATCAAGGGTTTTGCGGCGATTCCCGGCAAGCCGATGCGCCTGCTGCTGCAAGGCGTCGGCCAGCGTTTCGATAAACACTTCGACCGCGCCTGGCAGGCCAATGAGCCGCGCATCACCCGCCTGGTGGTGATTGGCCAGACCCTGGATCAGGCCGCCATCGAAGCTGAGCTGCAAGCAGCGCTGGCCTAAATAGGTGGGAGGGGCTTTAGCCGCGACTAGGCCCGACCCCACCCACAAGAAGAGCGATCATGCATCTATTGCGCACCCAACCCGGCAGCCAGCTGCCGGTCGACAGCATTGCCGACCTCGGCCAGACCCCGGCCGAGCTGGTGATTCTGTGCACCGGCGATTCGCAGTTGTCGCTGTTGGCGGAGGTGGCGCGGCAGTTGCCGGCGGATTACCCGAGCCTGCGCCTGGCCAGTCCGGCGCAGCTGAGCAATCACGCCTCGGTGGACTTCTACGTCGAGCAGGTGTTGCAGCACGCCAAGGTCATCCTGATTTCCGTGCACGGCGGCGTCAGTTACTGGCGCTACGGCATCGAGCGCTTGGTCGAACTGGCCGAGCGCGGCGCGCAGGTCATCATGGTGCCGGGTTGCGACAACCCTGATCCAGAACTGATGGCGTTGAGTAGCGTGCCGCTGGCGGAGGCCGAGCGGCTCTGGCAGTTCCTGCGCCAGGGCGGTGCGGCCAATGCCCAGCAGCTGTTCAACTGCATCGCCAGCCACTGGTTGCAGCGTGACTACCCCTGGGGCGAACCGCAGCCGCTGCCGCGCGTGGGCCTGTATCACCCGCAGCTGAGCACCCCGAGCCTGGTCGATTGGCAAGCCCATTGGCAGGTCGGTGCGCCGGTGGCGGCGCTGCTGTTCTACCGCACCCAGGTGCAGGCGGCGAATACCGGGTTTATCGATGTGTTCTGCCAGCGCTTGCAGGCCCAGGGCCTTAATCCGCTGCCGATTGCCGTGGCCAGCCTCAAGGAAGCCGCCTGCCTGGCTCAGGTCGAGGACTGGCTGGACGAAGCCGATGCCCGTCTGATTATCAACACCACCGCCTTCG harbors:
- the cobW gene encoding cobalamin biosynthesis protein CobW, whose protein sequence is MQTLAKLPVTIVTGFLGAGKTTLLRHMLGHADGRRIAVIVNEFGELGIDGEILKQCSIGCSEEEANGRIFELANGCLCCTVQEEFFPVMRELVARRGELDHILIETSGLALPKPLVQAFNWPEIRNACTVDAVITVVDSPAVAAGTFAAFPDQVDAQRKLDPNLDHESPLHELFADQLASADLVILNKADLLDAAALAAVRAEVAEELPPAVKIIEAHGGELPLDVLLGLNCETELHIEGRKTHHDLEGHEDHDHDEFASFHVELPEAEETRLLQALKEAVSKHGILRIKGFAAIPGKPMRLLLQGVGQRFDKHFDRAWQANEPRITRLVVIGQTLDQAAIEAELQAALA
- the cobM gene encoding precorrin-4 C(11)-methyltransferase is translated as MTVYFIGAGPGDPELITVKGQRLLRSCPVILYAGSLVPEAVLQGHSAEQVINTAELHLDEIIELIRQADDKGQDVARVHSGDPSLYGAIGEQIRHLRRLGIAFEIIPGVTATAACAALLESELTLPEVSQTLILTRYASKSNMPEGEALGDLARHGATMAIHLGVVHLSKIVTELLPHYGADCPIAVVHRASWPDQDWVSGTLATIVEQVRAKGFRRTALILVGRVLHAEQFADSALYNAEHRHLFRSADD
- a CDS encoding cobalamin biosynthesis protein — protein: MPTKNLERDKATQAMAAGQSRLTGAGRHVELRRRTHRVALMMSSPAHTRPAAAVQVVAGLGCRSGCNVEDLLNLLLHSLQAHGLTVDNLAGLASITHKQSEPGLLALAQRLGLQLSCFSAEELQPYQQGVQGSPLTLVATGSPAVAEPCALALAEHLSGQPARLLGERTRNASATCALASSAPKDLS
- the glmS gene encoding glutamine--fructose-6-phosphate transaminase (isomerizing), producing MCGIVGAIAERNITAVLVEGLKRLEYRGYDSAGVALLTEQGSLDRRRRVGKVSELESALSAEPLAGRLGIAHTRWATHGAPSERNAHPHFSGHDLAVVHNGIIENHEELRTELKGLGYVFSSDTDTEVIVHLLDHILKTQADLTNALKQAVKQLHGAYGLAVISAKQPDRLLAARSGSPLVIGLGLGENFLASDQLALRQVTDRFMYLEEGDIAEIQRDSVQIWDVSGQPVVRESVQYHEGAEAADKGEYRHFMLKEIHEQPKVVQRTLEGRLGSDHVLVQAFGPQAAELFAKVRNVQIVACGTSYHAGMVARYWLEGLAGIPCQIEVASEFRYRKVVVQPDTLFVSISQSGETADTLAALRNAKEHAPGQGGYLASLAICNVGISSLVRESDLTLLTQAGPEIGVASTKAFTTQLVALMLLTLSLGQVRGTLDKALEAELVEELRRLPTRLGEALAMDSVVEKVSELFAEKHHSLFLGRGAQYPVAMEGALKLKEISYIHAEAYPAGELKHGPLALVDSDMPVVTVAPNNELLEKLKSNLQEVRARGGELVVFADEQAGMSNGEGTHVVNMPHIHDALAPILYTIPLQLLSYYVAVLKGTDVDQPRNLAKSVTVE